A portion of the Luteolibacter rhizosphaerae genome contains these proteins:
- a CDS encoding peptide chain release factor family protein — protein sequence MSSPEKQAALEERMARLGIEEEDLHESFILGSGSGGQKINKTNSCVFLKHLPSGLQTKCQESRSRETNRYLAREALCDAFEGIKRDKATAQKQAIEKARRTNRKRSRRSKQRSVAEKRQLSEKKSLRRTPGQDE from the coding sequence ATGAGCAGCCCGGAGAAACAAGCCGCGCTGGAAGAGCGCATGGCCCGCCTCGGCATCGAGGAAGAGGACCTGCATGAAAGCTTCATCCTCGGCTCAGGCTCCGGCGGACAGAAGATCAACAAGACCAACTCCTGCGTCTTCCTGAAGCACTTGCCCAGCGGGCTCCAGACCAAGTGCCAGGAGAGCCGCTCGCGGGAAACCAACCGCTATCTCGCCCGCGAGGCCCTCTGCGATGCCTTCGAAGGCATCAAGCGCGACAAGGCCACCGCGCAGAAGCAGGCCATCGAGAAAGCACGCCGCACCAATCGCAAGCGCTCCCGCCGCTCGAAACAGCGCTCGGTGGCCGAAAAACGCCAGCTCTCCGAGAAGAAATCCCTGCGCCGCACCCCGGGGCAGGACGAGTGA